In Drosophila simulans strain w501 chromosome 3R, Prin_Dsim_3.1, whole genome shotgun sequence, a single window of DNA contains:
- the LOC6727756 gene encoding uncharacterized protein LOC6727756 isoform X1 → MHRIPLYMASEPRPEASEYITMSEVMCPRNLIECELFLKILRKTTDTVFLNFSEVAESCLNISKKCMNMKSPTVLKMTLQSLDEIICRAPSTSPTCVDAIMARSVLCIKNNQNATACNDLLYYESLDPALKTAEGTIISQILHCICLFVNREYEASKDKLSVVKGLIENGTLADQSEVSPFLALIKQHEERINKARTNVEFCKKVQTQDFAPFKGFKLTRKIPFASQACDYFEKSIEKSGGVFASCDVPKGEIVLVENPVYFQFSAPFLNCELCGVHQQQLYTCDNCRYRSYCSMSCMKSDAEVHQYECTGYKIGLIPMLEANMLFRLFCEAGEYILPAIVDYAMDGGILSNPRDAWTFILEHAQEEEKTYNLVGELLATAPDYNLLTREKYTEIVTTAFRLSVFIYNDTRLAEKYFYLLPLAKTDLINVMAAILLRLGGHVLLNSQRDNLCYTQREGFNAMNENNNEFENCGILPMPTDRISANAFSYYGVNAITDFVDCYNNVHDSLAEVEHEYPEKFSNDSPIFRFADRLHSICIQKYDIEAVEDLVSAETFPEHDLNEILQIFNTSQRCQLLTNIAKYFQQFVYQYFHKIESTLQLKSTLCVTLKAFRQNCGTKNIKAIFLPNGKVVGVTAKNVHKGEELVLCPDFARLRDQNRILDLARSEYFSFSTSIEKENENPEKMPSPEFVRHNKAFIAAIKENLSAWIESRLDANLQLHLTILYGTYNSFLGLHCEEKDETRFLGVLKFSMFLALNGFLQHSTDNIVHFVELTETDDIHFKNIEIYRQSLCVIRCIMEQYINIIVDRPEVDSDYPKMVLLSSSFILKRLQIHTEALIDDEEASSLYMEYCTHHYKWKTIFNSFLTMPSELKDFLVK, encoded by the exons ATGCACCGAATACCATTGTATATGGCGTCGGAGCCTCGACCCGAGGCCTCTGAATATATCACGATGTCCGAAGTCATGTGTCCACGTAACCTAAT AGAATGCGAGCTGTTCTTGAAGATACTGCGCAAAACAACCGACACagtttttctcaatttttctGAAGTTGCTGAAAGTTGCCTTAACATTTCCAAGAAGTGTATGAATATGAAAAGTCCTACAGTGCTGAAGATG ACTTTGCAGAGTCTGGACGAAATTATATGCCGCGCACCCAGCACCTCCCCTACATGCGTGGATGCTATTATGGCCAGAAGTGTTCTCTGCATAAAAAATAACCAGAATGCG ACCGCATGCAATGATTTACTATATTACGAGTCTTTGGATCCAGCTCTCAAGACAGCGGAGGGAACGATAATCTCACAGATACTTCACTGTATATGCCTTTTTGTTAATCGGGAGTATGAAGCATCGAAGGATAAACTTTCTGTTGTAAAAGGCCTCATTG AAAATGGGACACTAGCCGATCAAAGTG AAGTCAGTCCTTTTCTAGCTCTTATAAAACAACATGAAGAGAGAATTAACAAAGCTAGAACAAATGTTGAGTTTTGCAAGAAAGTTCAAACCCAGGACTTTGCGCCTTTTAAGGGTTTTAAGCTTACACGgaaaattccgtttgccagCCAAGCTTGTGATTATTT CGAAAAATCCATTGAGAAATCTGGCGGAGTTTTCGCTTCATGCGATGTACCTAAAGGAGAAATTGTTCTTGTGGAGAATCCCGTGTACTTTCAGTTTAGTGCTCCATTTCTGAACTGCGAGTTGTGTGGAGTGCATCAGCAACAGCTATACACCTGTGATAACTGTCGTTATAGATCCTATTGCTCAATGTCGTGTATGAAATCAGATGCAGAAGTCCACCAATACGAGTGCACTGGATATAAAATTGGACTTATCCCAATGCTAGAAGCTAACATGCTGTTTCGATTGTTTTGCGAAGCAGGAGAATATATTCTTCCGGCTATAGTAGATTATGCGATGGATGGCGG AATATTAAGCAATCCCCGAGATGCTTGGACATTTATACTGGAGCATGCCCAGGAAGAGGAGAAAACTTATAATCTTGTTGGAGAACTCCTTGCTACAGCTCCAGATTATAACCTGCTGACAAGGGAAAAGTATACAGAAATCGTAACAACGGCATTTCGTTTATCGGTTTTCATTTACAATGACACCCGCCTCGcagagaaatatttttatttgctgcctCTTGCGAAAACAGACTTAATTAATGTAATGGCAGCTATACTTTTACGGTTGGGTGGCCACGTTCTATTGAATTCCCAGCGAGATAACTTATGCTACACACAACGCGAAGGTTTTAATGCcatgaatgaaaataataatgaattcGAAAATTGTGGTATTCTTCCGATGCCAACTGATCGTATAAGCGCAAATGCATTCAGTTACTATGGAGTTAATGCGATTACAGATTTCGTAGACTGCTATAACAACGTTCACGATAGTCTAGCTGAGGTCGAACATGAGTACCCAGAGAAGTTCTCAAATGATAGTCCGATATTTCGGTTTGCTGATAGGCTACATTCTATTTGCATTCAAAAATATGATATTGAAGCTGTTGAAGATCTCGTAAGTGCAGAGACCTTTCCCGAACACGATTTAAACGAAATTCTTCAAATTTTTAACACATCACAACGCTGCCAGCTGTTGACGAATAttgctaaatattttcagcaatttgtttatcaatattttcacaaaataGAAAGTACGCTCCAACTAAAATCTACGCTTTGTGTTACATTAAAAGCTTTTAGGCAGAATTGTGggacaaaaaatattaaagccaT ATTCTTACCAAATGGAAAAGTCGTTGGAGTGACAGCTAAAAATGTCCATAAAGGCGAGGAATTAGTGCTATGCCCTGATTTTGCTAGACTTCGTGATCAAAACAGAATATTGGATTTAGCACGAAGcgaatattttagtttttcgaCAAGTattgaaaaggaaaatgaaaat CCTGAGAAAATGCCTTCCCCAGAGTTTGTGCGACACAATAAAGCCTTCATCGCCGCTATTAAGGAGAACCTTTCAGCTTGGATAGAGTCTCGACTAG ATGCAAATCTGCAACTTCATTTGACCATATTATATGGTACGTACAATAGTTTTCTCGGCTTGCATTGCGAAGAAAAGGACGAGACACGTTTTCTGGGAGTACTTAAGTTTTCGATGTTTCTAGCATTGAATg GCTTTTTACAACACTCTACCGATAATATTGTGCACTTCGTTGAGTTAACTGAAACGGATGATATTCATTTTAAGAATATCGAAATATATCGTCAAAGCCTTTGTGTAATCAGATGCATTATggaacaatatattaatatcaT AGTGGATCGTCCAGAAGTCGACTCGGATTATCCCAAAATGGTTCTTTTAAGCTCttcctttattttaaaaagacTTCAGATTCACACGGAAGCTTTAATTGATGATGAAGAGGCTTCATCTTTATACATGGAATATTGTACGCATCATTATAAATGGAAGACAAtctttaattcatttttgacGATGCCATCAGAACTTAAAGACTTTTTGGTAAAATAG
- the LOC6727756 gene encoding uncharacterized protein LOC6727756 isoform X2, with protein sequence MHRIPLYMASEPRPEASEYITMSEVMCPRNLIECELFLKILRKTTDTVFLNFSEVAESCLNISKKCMNMKSPTVLKMTLQSLDEIICRAPSTSPTCVDAIMARSVLCIKNNQNATACNDLLYYESLDPALKTAEGTIISQILHCICLFVNREYEASKDKLSVVKGLIENGTLADQSEVSPFLALIKQHEERINKARTNVEFCKKVQTQDFAPFKGFKLTRKIPFASQACDYL encoded by the exons ATGCACCGAATACCATTGTATATGGCGTCGGAGCCTCGACCCGAGGCCTCTGAATATATCACGATGTCCGAAGTCATGTGTCCACGTAACCTAAT AGAATGCGAGCTGTTCTTGAAGATACTGCGCAAAACAACCGACACagtttttctcaatttttctGAAGTTGCTGAAAGTTGCCTTAACATTTCCAAGAAGTGTATGAATATGAAAAGTCCTACAGTGCTGAAGATG ACTTTGCAGAGTCTGGACGAAATTATATGCCGCGCACCCAGCACCTCCCCTACATGCGTGGATGCTATTATGGCCAGAAGTGTTCTCTGCATAAAAAATAACCAGAATGCG ACCGCATGCAATGATTTACTATATTACGAGTCTTTGGATCCAGCTCTCAAGACAGCGGAGGGAACGATAATCTCACAGATACTTCACTGTATATGCCTTTTTGTTAATCGGGAGTATGAAGCATCGAAGGATAAACTTTCTGTTGTAAAAGGCCTCATTG AAAATGGGACACTAGCCGATCAAAGTG AAGTCAGTCCTTTTCTAGCTCTTATAAAACAACATGAAGAGAGAATTAACAAAGCTAGAACAAATGTTGAGTTTTGCAAGAAAGTTCAAACCCAGGACTTTGCGCCTTTTAAGGGTTTTAAGCTTACACGgaaaattccgtttgccagCCAAGCTTGTGATTATTTGTAG
- the LOC6727755 gene encoding putative tRNA (cytidine(32)/guanosine(34)-2'-O)-methyltransferase 1, with product MGKTSKDKRDIYYRLAKDEGWRARSAFKLLHVDEAYGILNGVQRAVDLCAAPGSWSQVLSRKLYDTCETDDEKAAVKIIAVDLQAMAPIRGILQLQGDITKQSTAEAIIGHFGGNEKAQLVVCDGAPDVTGVHEMDEYMQHQLLVAALSIATCVLETGGTFVAKIFKGNATSLLSSQMQIFFKKFDIYKPPSSRPSSIEAFVVCSGFCLPEGYIPQVINPARDDIRLLAQKSGSEVNRRLVPFIACGDLNGLSDPEEDKTSSSDESKSCLEYVYDSVMDDASYPLEFKEILMQVYDEQLHIK from the exons atggGTAAAACCTCAAAGGACAAACGAGATATATATTACCGACTGGCCAAAGACGAAGGCTGGAGGGCCAGGAGTGCCTTCAAGTTGCTCCACGTGGACGAGGCTTACGGAATTCTAAATG GTGTTCAGCGGGCAGTCGATCTGTGTGCTGCTCCTGGCAGCTGGTCTCAGGTGCTCTCTCGGAAACTATACGATACCTGCGAAACGGACGATGAAAAGGCCGCTGTTAAGATCATAGCCGTTGATCTGCAGGCCATGGCCCCGATCCGAGGAATACTCCAGCTCCAGGGAGATATTACAAAGCAGTCGACCGCCGAAGCAATCATCGGTCACTTTGGTGGGAATGAGAAAGCCCAGCTGGTGGTCTGCGATGGAGCCCCCGATGTCACCGGTGTCCATGAAATGGACGAGTACATGCAGCACCAGTTACTTGTGGCTGCTCTCAGCATTGCCACCTGCGTACTGGAAACTGGCGGAACTTTTGTGGCCAAGATTTTCAAGGGTAATGCCACATCGTTATTGAGCTCCCAGATGCagatatttttcaaaaaattcgACATCTACAAGCCGCCGAGTTCGCGCCCTTCGAGCATTGAAGCGTTTGTAGTTTGCTCCGGCTTTTGCCTTCCCGAGGGCTACATTCCTCAAGTGATTAACCCTGCTCGCGACGATATACGGCTGCTGGCACAGAAATCAGGGTCGGAAGTAAACCGTCGTCTAGTTCCTTTTATAGCCTGTGGAGACTTAAATGGGTTGAGTGATCCCGAAGAGGACAAGACTTCCTCCTCAGATGAATCCAAATCA TGCTTAGAGTATGTTTACGATTCTGTTATGGACGACGCATCTTATCCCCTGGAATTTAAGGAGATTCTAATGCAAGTCTATGATGAACAACTccatatcaaataa
- the LOC6727754 gene encoding uncharacterized protein LOC6727754: protein MKRKTSEIWCFFRAVDDTFAVCNICKAKLSYKTTTTNLSKHMNRMHPTSGLNRNSKYKFQPQTTIAIDRNKAKPRNSTQELILLEFVKKHPRLLQNPTWETRGNLESLWEELSNELNSHGPPRKDIATWRRALKDWKRFILRKVEKNEMQNMPFGTSLSSSEETIATLCRLNEDVSQIIMKVSDDEMHENSTTEFDVDEVEDVVPEEDGDALQTSAEYVYEPEENKTDIDPLYLQSNKRAALASSRLEEEDTTLLDKISNNLGMVQDTANSVQLALNEFFVLYKQKLYEDKRHHLAIEQLMAEKIELKKKLLEIEQKKLSLK from the exons ATGAAGCGGAAAACGAGCGAGATCTGGTGCTTTTTCCGGGCGGTGGACGACACGTTTGCGGTGTGCAATATCTGCAAGGCGAAGCTCTCATACAAGACAACCACCACGAATCTGAGCAAGCACATGAACAGGATGCATCCCACATCGGGACTCAACCGGAACTCCAAGTACAAATTCCAGCCGCAGACCACCATTGCCATCGACAGGAACAAGGCCAAGCCGCGCAATTCAACGCAAGAGCTGATATTGCTGGAATTTGTGAAGAAACATCCGCGCCTGCTTCAGAATCCGACGTGGGAAACACGGGGCAATCTGGAGTCGCTGTGGGAGGAACTGTCAAACGAACTTAATAGCCACGGTCCGCCGCGAAAAGATATAGCCACCTGGAGAAGG GCCTTAAAGGACTGGAAGAGGTTTATCCTGAGAAAGGTGGAAAAGAATGAGATGCAGAACATGCCTTTTGGCACCAGTCTCAGTTCGTCGGAGGAAACAATAGCCACGCTGTGTAGGTTAAACGAGGATGTAAGTCAGATTATTATGAAAGTCTCCGACGACGAAATGCATGAGAATTCCACCACGGAATTTGATGTTGACGAAGTAGAGGACGTGGTTCCGGAAGAAGATGGTGACGCCCTTCAGACCTCCGCCGAGTACGTTTACGAACCGGAGGAGAACAAAACGGACATAGATCCGCTTTACCTGCAATCGAACAAACGGGCTGCATTGGCCAGCAGTCGACTGGAGGAGGAAGACACCACGCTGCTTGACAAGATTAGCAATAACCTAGGAATGGTTCAAGATACCGCCAACAGCGTTCAACTTGCACTCAATGAATTCTTCGTCCTTTACAAGCAGAAGCTGTACGAGGACAAGCGACATCACTTGGCAATTGAACAGTTAATGGCTGAGAAAATAGAACTGAAAAAGAAACTATTGGAAATCGAGCAGAAAAAGTTGTCGCTCAAATGA